In the Solibacillus sp. FSL K6-1523 genome, one interval contains:
- the purF gene encoding amidophosphoribosyltransferase, with the protein MLAEIRGLNEECGVFGIWGHNDPAQISYYGLHALQHRGQEGAGIVVTDGNNLRAVKGEGLVNDVFNEGKLSKVKGKAAIAHVRYSTQGNSGLENVQPLLFHSSTGSLSIAHNGNLVNASHLKQYLERAGSIFHSTSDSEVLAHLIKKSSHSPFREKVKNALSLLKGAFTFLIMTEDVMMVARDVNGLRPLAIGKLGDGWVAASETCAFDLIGAEYVREVEPGELVIITDKGIESDMFANPANRAMCAMEYVYLARPDSNIDGINVHMARKRMGKILAKECAHIEADVVTGVPDSSISAAIGFAEASGIPYELGLIKNRYVGRTFIQPTQELRERGVKMKLSPVVQVVKDKRVVMVDDSIVRGTTSKRIVKMLREAGAKEVHVVISSPPMIDPCFYGIDTSTHEQLMAASHSVEEMREAIGADTITFLSEEGMVEAIARPFEDENRGLCLACFTGKYPTEIFPDTVLPHEKDC; encoded by the coding sequence ATGCTTGCTGAAATCAGAGGCTTAAACGAAGAATGTGGGGTATTTGGGATATGGGGTCATAATGATCCAGCCCAAATTAGTTACTACGGATTGCATGCATTGCAGCACCGAGGACAAGAAGGCGCGGGTATTGTCGTTACTGACGGCAATAACCTGCGTGCTGTTAAAGGTGAAGGACTTGTCAACGATGTGTTCAATGAGGGCAAGCTAAGCAAAGTAAAAGGTAAAGCAGCGATTGCACATGTACGTTATTCAACGCAAGGGAATAGTGGTCTTGAAAATGTTCAACCACTACTTTTCCATTCATCTACTGGCAGTTTGTCGATTGCACATAACGGAAACCTAGTGAATGCGAGTCACTTAAAGCAATATTTAGAGCGTGCAGGTAGTATCTTCCACTCTACATCAGATTCGGAAGTGCTCGCACATTTAATTAAAAAATCATCTCATTCACCATTCCGTGAGAAAGTGAAAAATGCATTATCTTTATTAAAAGGGGCATTTACATTTTTAATTATGACAGAAGATGTGATGATGGTAGCGCGTGATGTGAATGGATTACGTCCACTCGCAATCGGTAAATTGGGCGATGGTTGGGTAGCTGCTTCTGAAACGTGTGCTTTTGATTTAATTGGGGCAGAATATGTGCGTGAAGTAGAACCTGGTGAGCTTGTGATCATTACGGATAAAGGCATTGAATCAGATATGTTTGCTAATCCAGCTAACCGTGCAATGTGTGCGATGGAATATGTCTATTTAGCGCGTCCTGACTCAAATATTGATGGCATTAATGTGCATATGGCACGTAAACGTATGGGGAAAATCTTAGCAAAAGAATGTGCCCATATTGAAGCGGACGTTGTAACAGGTGTACCCGATTCTAGTATTTCAGCAGCGATTGGTTTTGCTGAGGCAAGTGGTATTCCATATGAGCTTGGCTTAATTAAAAATCGCTATGTTGGCCGTACATTTATTCAACCGACACAAGAACTGCGTGAGCGCGGTGTAAAAATGAAATTATCACCTGTTGTTCAAGTTGTAAAAGATAAACGCGTCGTGATGGTCGATGATTCAATCGTTCGTGGGACAACATCAAAACGTATTGTCAAAATGCTAAGAGAAGCAGGTGCAAAAGAGGTGCATGTTGTTATTTCATCACCTCCAATGATCGACCCATGTTTCTACGGTATTGATACGTCAACACATGAACAATTAATGGCTGCTAGTCACAGCGTTGAAGAAATGCGTGAAGCAATCGGTGCAGATACAATCACATTTTTATCTGAAGAAGGAATGGTCGAAGCAATTGCGCGTCCGTTCGAAGATGAAAATCGTGGACTTTGCCTGGCATGCTTTACAGGGAAATATCCAACAGAAATTTTCCCAGACACAGTGTTACCACATGAAAAAGATTGTTAA
- the purL gene encoding phosphoribosylformylglycinamidine synthase subunit PurL: MSTTNFEPTAEQIKEKKLYAQMGMSDEEFAMVEGILGRLPNWTETGLFSVMWSEHCSYKNSKPVLRKFPTTGPQVLQGPGEGAGIVDIGDEQAVVFKMESHNHPSAIEPYQGAATGVGGILRDVFSMGARPIAMLNSLRFGELKTARGKYLFEEVVAGIAGYGNCIGVPTVGGEIQFDPCYEGNPLVNAMCVGLIDHKDIQKGVAAGVGNTVMYVGAKTGRDGIHGATFSSEELSEDSEESRSAVQVGDPFMEKLLLEACLEVVKSDALVGIQDMGAAGLTSSSAEMASKAGTGVEMNLDLIPQRETGMSAYEMMLSESQERMLLVVKAGREEEIKAIFEKYDLDAVAVGHVTDDKQLRLVHNGVVVADVPADALAEDAPVYYKPSAEPAYFAEFQAIENTEPVIEGFKETLSALLQAPTVASKEWVYDQYDHQVRTSTVVAPGSDAAVIRVRGTNKGLAMTTDCNSRYIYLDPEMGGKIAVAEAARNIVCSGAEPLAITDCLNFGNPEKPEIFWQIEKSADGIAAACNALSAPVIGGNVSLYNERSGEAVYPTPTIGMVGLITDLAHTTTQEVKAAGDVVYAIGETTTEFGGSELQKLLNDGKISGKAPAIDLDVEAARQKAILEAIRAGFVQSAHDVSEGGVAVALAEKTFSAKGLGIDVTLAGSAVTALFSESQSRFILTVKEENAAAFEKIVTDAVKIGVVTAEALVKISGDQGVLIEGTVEEFRSSWKGAIPCLLKSEA; encoded by the coding sequence ATGTCAACAACTAACTTTGAGCCAACAGCAGAGCAAATTAAAGAAAAGAAGCTTTATGCTCAAATGGGTATGTCAGATGAAGAGTTTGCGATGGTAGAAGGTATTTTAGGGCGCCTACCAAACTGGACAGAAACAGGTTTATTCTCGGTAATGTGGTCTGAACATTGCTCTTACAAAAACTCGAAACCAGTATTACGTAAGTTCCCTACAACAGGTCCTCAAGTATTACAAGGACCAGGTGAGGGTGCTGGTATTGTTGATATCGGTGATGAGCAAGCGGTTGTATTTAAAATGGAATCACATAACCACCCTTCAGCAATTGAGCCGTACCAAGGTGCAGCAACAGGCGTTGGCGGTATTTTACGTGACGTATTCTCAATGGGGGCACGCCCAATCGCAATGTTAAACTCATTACGTTTCGGTGAATTAAAAACTGCGCGCGGTAAATATTTATTTGAAGAAGTTGTAGCGGGTATCGCAGGTTATGGTAACTGTATCGGCGTTCCAACAGTAGGTGGAGAAATTCAGTTCGATCCTTGCTATGAAGGCAATCCACTTGTCAATGCAATGTGTGTTGGTTTAATCGACCATAAAGACATTCAAAAAGGTGTTGCAGCAGGAGTTGGGAACACAGTTATGTACGTTGGTGCAAAAACTGGTCGTGACGGAATTCACGGTGCGACATTCTCATCTGAAGAGCTATCAGAGGATTCAGAAGAAAGCCGTTCAGCAGTACAAGTTGGTGACCCATTCATGGAGAAACTACTTCTTGAAGCATGTTTAGAAGTTGTAAAATCGGATGCATTAGTAGGTATTCAAGATATGGGTGCTGCTGGTCTTACATCATCTTCAGCAGAAATGGCTTCTAAAGCAGGTACGGGTGTGGAAATGAACTTAGACTTAATTCCACAACGTGAAACGGGCATGTCAGCTTACGAAATGATGCTTTCAGAATCTCAAGAGCGTATGTTACTTGTTGTAAAAGCAGGTCGTGAAGAAGAAATTAAAGCAATCTTTGAAAAATATGATTTAGACGCAGTTGCAGTTGGTCACGTAACGGATGATAAACAATTACGTTTAGTTCATAACGGTGTAGTAGTAGCAGACGTTCCTGCTGATGCACTTGCAGAAGATGCGCCGGTTTACTACAAACCATCTGCAGAGCCAGCTTACTTTGCTGAGTTCCAAGCAATTGAAAATACAGAGCCAGTTATTGAAGGCTTTAAAGAAACATTATCAGCTCTATTACAAGCGCCAACAGTTGCTTCTAAAGAGTGGGTTTATGATCAATATGACCACCAAGTACGTACGAGCACAGTAGTAGCCCCTGGTTCAGATGCAGCGGTTATCCGTGTACGTGGGACGAATAAAGGGTTAGCGATGACAACGGACTGTAACTCTCGCTATATTTACTTAGATCCGGAAATGGGCGGTAAAATTGCAGTAGCAGAAGCAGCACGTAATATCGTATGTTCAGGTGCTGAGCCATTAGCAATTACAGACTGCTTAAACTTTGGTAACCCAGAAAAACCAGAAATTTTCTGGCAAATCGAAAAGTCTGCTGACGGTATCGCAGCAGCATGTAACGCATTATCTGCACCAGTAATCGGTGGTAACGTATCACTTTATAATGAGCGTTCTGGAGAAGCGGTTTACCCAACACCAACAATTGGTATGGTTGGATTAATTACTGACTTAGCACATACGACAACACAAGAAGTAAAAGCTGCTGGTGACGTTGTTTATGCAATCGGTGAAACAACGACTGAGTTTGGTGGCTCTGAATTACAAAAGTTATTAAATGACGGCAAAATTTCAGGTAAAGCACCTGCAATTGATCTAGATGTAGAAGCAGCACGTCAAAAGGCTATTTTAGAAGCAATTCGTGCAGGATTTGTACAATCAGCACATGACGTTTCTGAAGGTGGCGTAGCGGTTGCATTAGCTGAAAAAACATTCAGTGCAAAAGGCTTAGGTATTGATGTGACATTAGCAGGTTCAGCGGTAACGGCTTTATTCTCAGAATCACAATCTCGTTTCATCTTAACGGTAAAAGAAGAAAATGCAGCAGCATTCGAAAAAATCGTTACAGATGCAGTGAAAATCGGTGTCGTAACGGCAGAAGCACTTGTTAAAATTAGCGGTGACCAAGGCGTTCTTATCGAAGGTACTGTGGAGGAATTCCGTTCTAGTTGGAAAGGGGCAATCCCATGCTTGCTGAAATCAGAGGCTTAA
- the purQ gene encoding phosphoribosylformylglycinamidine synthase subunit PurQ — translation MKFAVIVFPGSNCDIDMYHAIKDELGEEVEYVWHTETDLSKFDGVLIPGGFSYGDYLRCGAMANQSNIMAEVKKAAAAGKPVLGVCNGFQILTEAGLLPGALLRNRDLKFMCRTVQLKVENNNTLFTNHYGAGQVIDIPIAHGEGNYYCDEETLAKLKENNQIVFTYSGHNPNGSLEDIAGIVNEQGNVLGMMPHPERAVDALVGGADGLELFKSIVKQWRENHVNN, via the coding sequence ATGAAATTCGCAGTAATCGTGTTCCCTGGATCGAACTGTGACATCGATATGTATCACGCGATCAAAGATGAACTAGGTGAAGAAGTAGAGTACGTTTGGCATACTGAAACAGATTTAAGTAAGTTTGATGGCGTTTTAATTCCTGGTGGTTTCTCGTATGGTGACTACTTACGCTGTGGCGCAATGGCTAACCAATCAAACATTATGGCTGAAGTTAAAAAAGCGGCAGCAGCAGGTAAACCAGTATTAGGCGTATGTAACGGGTTCCAAATTTTAACGGAAGCTGGATTGTTACCAGGCGCACTTTTACGTAACAGAGACTTAAAATTCATGTGCCGTACAGTGCAACTTAAAGTAGAAAATAACAATACATTATTTACAAACCACTACGGGGCGGGTCAAGTAATTGATATTCCAATTGCACATGGTGAAGGTAACTACTATTGTGATGAAGAAACATTAGCAAAATTAAAAGAAAACAACCAAATTGTGTTCACTTATTCAGGTCATAATCCAAACGGTTCTTTAGAAGACATCGCAGGTATTGTGAATGAGCAAGGAAACGTACTTGGTATGATGCCTCACCCAGAGCGTGCAGTAGACGCTTTAGTAGGCGGAGCAGATGGTCTTGAATTATTTAAATCAATTGTTAAGCAGTGGAGGGAAAATCATGTCAACAACTAA
- the purS gene encoding phosphoribosylformylglycinamidine synthase subunit PurS yields the protein MKKVKIYVTLRESILDPQGSAVKGSLTQIGYEEVQDLRIGKYLELTIGDTDRDIDTIVKEMCEKVLTNVVIEDYRFEIEEAN from the coding sequence ATGAAGAAAGTTAAAATTTACGTTACATTACGCGAAAGCATTTTAGATCCACAAGGTTCAGCAGTAAAAGGTTCATTAACACAAATCGGTTATGAAGAAGTTCAAGATTTACGTATTGGTAAATATTTAGAATTAACAATCGGTGATACAGACCGTGATATCGACACAATCGTAAAAGAAATGTGTGAAAAAGTGTTAACGAACGTTGTTATTGAAGATTACCGCTTTGAGATTGAGGAGGCAAACTAA
- the purK gene encoding 5-(carboxyamino)imidazole ribonucleotide synthase, with the protein MTKMIYPGQTIGIIGGGQLGRMMAVAAKEAGYKIAVLEPTMDSPCGQVADIRIVAPYDDEAALEELAEVSDVITYEFENIDYEGLKRLTEIAYVPQGAELVRITQNRVTEKAAIVEAGCPVAPYVVADTYEQLCESIEQIGFPCIVKTARGGYDGKGQQLLKGSEDLPLAKSLFDHSQCIAEGFVPFTKEISVIVQRNGQGETYCLPVGENIHVNHILHETIVPARISNDTAALAEEAAMKIADHLKLVGTLAVELFVLEDGNIVINECAPRPHNSGHYSIEACNISQFTQHIRAVCGWPLRKPKLWAPSIMVNVLGQHVVALTNSISKYPDWSVHLYGKAEAKVNRKMGHVTIMVDDLDQALQQIEDSGIWSE; encoded by the coding sequence GTGACGAAGATGATCTATCCTGGGCAAACAATTGGCATTATTGGTGGCGGTCAGCTCGGTCGAATGATGGCTGTTGCTGCAAAAGAGGCAGGTTATAAAATTGCTGTACTAGAGCCTACAATGGATTCACCATGTGGACAAGTTGCAGATATTCGTATCGTAGCGCCATATGATGATGAAGCCGCATTAGAAGAATTAGCAGAAGTAAGTGATGTGATTACTTACGAATTTGAAAATATTGATTATGAAGGTTTAAAGCGGTTGACGGAAATTGCTTACGTTCCTCAAGGGGCTGAGCTCGTACGCATTACGCAAAACCGTGTAACAGAAAAAGCTGCGATTGTCGAAGCAGGATGTCCAGTAGCACCTTATGTCGTAGCAGATACTTATGAACAGCTTTGTGAGTCAATCGAACAAATTGGCTTCCCTTGCATCGTAAAAACGGCTCGTGGTGGCTATGATGGCAAAGGACAGCAACTGTTAAAAGGTTCAGAAGATTTGCCATTAGCAAAAAGTTTATTTGACCATTCACAATGTATTGCAGAAGGCTTTGTACCATTTACGAAGGAAATTTCAGTTATTGTTCAACGTAACGGACAGGGTGAAACGTACTGCTTACCAGTTGGAGAAAATATTCATGTCAATCATATTTTACATGAAACGATTGTACCAGCTCGTATTTCAAATGATACCGCGGCATTAGCGGAAGAGGCAGCGATGAAAATTGCGGATCACTTAAAGCTTGTCGGAACATTAGCAGTTGAATTATTTGTATTAGAAGATGGCAACATTGTTATTAATGAATGTGCACCGCGACCACATAACTCGGGTCATTACTCAATTGAGGCGTGCAATATTTCGCAATTCACACAGCATATTCGTGCTGTATGCGGATGGCCATTACGTAAACCAAAGCTATGGGCACCATCGATTATGGTCAATGTACTTGGACAGCATGTTGTAGCCTTAACAAACTCTATTTCGAAATATCCTGATTGGTCTGTTCACCTTTACGGAAAAGCAGAAGCAAAAGTAAATCGTAAAATGGGACATGTAACAATTATGGTAGATGATTTGGATCAAGCATTACAACAAATTGAGGATTCCGGCATTTGGTCTGAGTAA
- the purE gene encoding 5-(carboxyamino)imidazole ribonucleotide mutase, translated as MNPKIGVIMGSSSDWETMKHACDILDELAVPYEKKVVSAHRTPDLMFEYAEAARGRGIQVIIAGAGGAAHLPGMVAAKTTLPVIGVPVQSRALNGLDSLLSIVQMPGGVPVATVAIGKAGATNAGLLAAQILGATDQELANKLDARREATKAQVLESTGDLV; from the coding sequence ATGAATCCAAAAATTGGTGTTATTATGGGCAGTTCTAGTGACTGGGAAACAATGAAACATGCATGTGATATTTTAGATGAATTAGCAGTTCCTTATGAAAAGAAAGTTGTATCAGCACATCGTACGCCAGACTTAATGTTTGAATATGCAGAAGCAGCTCGCGGACGCGGAATTCAAGTCATTATTGCGGGTGCGGGTGGTGCAGCACACTTACCAGGTATGGTCGCTGCGAAAACAACATTACCTGTTATCGGAGTTCCAGTACAATCACGTGCATTAAATGGACTTGATTCATTATTATCAATTGTTCAAATGCCAGGTGGCGTACCGGTAGCGACAGTCGCAATCGGTAAAGCAGGCGCAACAAACGCAGGTTTACTTGCAGCACAAATTTTAGGAGCAACGGATCAAGAACTAGCAAATAAGCTAGATGCTCGCCGTGAAGCAACGAAGGCACAAGTTTTAGAAAGCACAGGTGACCTAGTGTGA
- a CDS encoding NETI motif-containing protein, giving the protein MSKKQIWYEVQENETIEQCLERMNKDGYMPFGRKEEPVFHLVDGEPTYLRQKIMFKGILSE; this is encoded by the coding sequence TTGTCTAAAAAACAGATTTGGTATGAAGTACAAGAAAACGAAACAATTGAGCAATGTTTGGAAAGAATGAACAAAGATGGATATATGCCATTTGGACGCAAGGAGGAACCGGTGTTTCATCTAGTAGATGGAGAACCAACATATTTACGTCAAAAGATTATGTTTAAAGGCATTTTAAGCGAATAA
- a CDS encoding LolA family protein: protein MDMGDEQPSMIKEWVKDGKRRIELQGSHKEHFITVNDGQKIMMLDVNENIVHEYDISNEAAGFTTPTLKEQASILLNIVEDTHDIKIAGEEKIAGRATYHIIATTKEKSLIGDLEIWVDKENWMVLKSITNSANIEMVSEYKVVDLSPTIEDELFVLEIPEGAVVEQLDTEITFEQVGLEQVIEKLGTFLVFTDDDLTLEWIQDYSSDKHLEYGFNYSKDGEKWLMLSILPSAQIDNEVSLGEEKITVRNATGEQMEMGNFRLIQWSENNLTYNVMIEHPDATFEEVYAYIENMELVQ from the coding sequence ATGGATATGGGCGACGAACAGCCATCGATGATTAAAGAATGGGTAAAGGATGGCAAGCGTCGTATAGAGTTACAAGGCAGTCATAAAGAGCATTTTATTACGGTGAATGACGGGCAGAAAATAATGATGCTCGATGTGAATGAAAATATTGTACATGAATATGATATTTCAAATGAAGCAGCAGGTTTTACAACGCCAACATTAAAGGAGCAAGCTTCAATTTTACTAAACATCGTAGAGGACACACATGATATTAAAATTGCTGGTGAAGAAAAGATTGCAGGACGTGCCACTTATCATATTATAGCAACAACAAAAGAAAAAAGTTTGATTGGTGATTTAGAAATTTGGGTGGATAAAGAAAATTGGATGGTTCTCAAATCAATTACGAATAGTGCCAACATAGAGATGGTATCGGAATATAAAGTAGTTGATCTATCGCCAACAATAGAGGATGAATTATTTGTGTTGGAAATTCCAGAAGGGGCTGTAGTGGAACAGCTGGATACGGAGATTACTTTTGAACAAGTTGGATTAGAGCAAGTAATTGAAAAGCTTGGTACATTTTTAGTGTTTACAGATGATGATTTGACGCTTGAGTGGATTCAGGATTATAGTTCTGATAAACATTTAGAATACGGCTTTAATTATAGTAAGGATGGTGAGAAGTGGCTCATGTTATCAATCTTACCTAGCGCACAAATAGATAATGAAGTATCGCTAGGTGAAGAGAAGATAACAGTGCGTAATGCCACAGGGGAACAAATGGAGATGGGGAACTTCCGATTAATTCAATGGTCGGAAAATAATTTAACATACAATGTTATGATTGAGCACCCAGATGCTACATTTGAAGAAGTTTACGCGTATATAGAAAATATGGAGCTTGTACAATAA
- a CDS encoding sensor histidine kinase produces MKVKTWLLLTYLLVMLLPLAGVYGLYLSINNYYQDKQVAEYFEKRSTLNKIKKVVSQNKLYEREANFNELEELVSNEVQISLYGGNGLIIYTSNPMNNRVGSFENKKILYQGLYEFKQNYRTFTYKEPIYVKGKIVGIYEVVLLRTEWVEQVNTQTYLVVAGIILLLVVIYGGIIYFLNQRLNHPVKELMLQMKAFAKGEKVPSTLHEKKDELGELAWSFLVMQQEIELARKQIQEEQGQKEFIIASLSHDLKTPLTSIQAYAEGLKNGQLSNEEQQDYLKVILTKSDFMKQMLDDLMMYTLLQSPTYKMHLVEVEGDEYFDMLLSDYEQVSREKGFSVSTFIQVEGMYEVNPKQLIRVVDNLLANAWRYTETSGRIEITAFEPPIIPTHCKKWVKSHLTKQEGLYMIIQNSGEGIPIEHCQQLFEPLYQLDQARSQNGQRGAGLGLSIAWQIIEKHGGKIGVASDENEGTAIICWLPKKEE; encoded by the coding sequence ATGAAGGTAAAAACGTGGCTATTGCTTACGTATTTACTCGTAATGCTATTACCTTTAGCTGGGGTGTATGGACTTTATTTATCGATTAATAATTATTACCAGGATAAGCAAGTTGCGGAGTATTTTGAAAAACGTTCGACACTCAATAAAATAAAAAAAGTTGTTAGTCAAAATAAACTGTATGAGCGTGAGGCGAATTTTAATGAATTAGAGGAACTTGTATCAAATGAAGTACAAATTTCACTTTATGGCGGTAATGGATTAATTATTTATACATCGAACCCTATGAATAATCGAGTTGGAAGTTTTGAAAATAAAAAAATATTGTATCAAGGATTATATGAATTTAAACAAAATTATCGAACCTTTACATATAAAGAACCGATTTATGTGAAGGGGAAAATCGTAGGTATTTATGAGGTTGTCCTGCTGCGCACGGAATGGGTCGAACAGGTAAACACGCAAACCTATTTAGTTGTAGCGGGTATTATCTTACTGCTTGTAGTGATCTATGGGGGAATTATTTACTTTTTAAACCAACGATTAAATCATCCAGTGAAAGAGCTTATGCTTCAAATGAAGGCATTTGCTAAAGGGGAAAAAGTTCCGTCAACATTGCATGAAAAAAAAGATGAGTTGGGTGAACTAGCGTGGAGTTTTTTGGTGATGCAGCAGGAAATAGAACTGGCCCGAAAGCAGATTCAAGAGGAACAAGGTCAAAAAGAATTTATAATTGCAAGCCTTTCACATGATTTAAAAACACCACTCACATCCATTCAAGCATATGCAGAAGGCCTAAAAAATGGGCAGCTATCAAATGAAGAACAACAGGACTATTTAAAAGTGATTTTAACTAAATCAGATTTTATGAAGCAAATGTTAGACGATTTGATGATGTATACATTGTTGCAATCACCTACTTATAAAATGCATTTAGTAGAAGTAGAAGGTGACGAGTATTTTGACATGCTGTTGTCTGATTATGAGCAGGTAAGTAGAGAGAAGGGGTTCTCAGTAAGTACGTTCATACAAGTCGAGGGTATGTATGAGGTGAACCCAAAGCAGTTAATAAGAGTTGTGGATAATCTGTTAGCAAATGCTTGGCGATATACGGAAACAAGTGGTCGAATCGAAATTACGGCCTTTGAGCCACCTATAATACCAACTCATTGTAAAAAATGGGTGAAGTCTCATTTAACAAAACAAGAAGGCCTATATATGATTATCCAAAATAGTGGAGAAGGCATTCCAATAGAACACTGTCAGCAATTATTTGAACCGTTGTATCAGCTAGATCAGGCGCGTAGTCAAAATGGACAGCGAGGGGCAGGGTTAGGGTTAAGCATCGCATGGCAAATTATTGAGAAGCATGGTGGAAAAATAGGAGTTGCTTCGGATGAAAATGAAGGAACAGCCATTATTTGTTGGTTACCAAAAAAGGAGGAATAA
- a CDS encoding response regulator transcription factor, with amino-acid sequence MLQQILLVEDDYEIARIIKDTLTKEGYHVILATTGLHDFKQNGFDLVLVDWMMPEMDGLTLIEHIRLESDVPIIMISARNTDTDKVQGLQGADDYLAKPFSLEELKARVSSQLRRWQRYNKVQQVTEMDVYAHGLKINWAKNIAELNDIDLTLTQKEFALLKVLAQNVGQIFTKEELYIHVWQQSSFMDTNTVTVHIKSLREKLQDSVKTPHFIQTVWGKGYRFIGEIL; translated from the coding sequence ATGCTGCAGCAAATATTATTAGTAGAAGATGACTACGAAATAGCAAGAATTATAAAAGATACACTTACTAAAGAAGGCTATCACGTTATTTTGGCAACAACAGGATTACATGATTTTAAACAAAACGGTTTTGATTTAGTATTAGTGGATTGGATGATGCCAGAAATGGATGGTCTCACATTGATTGAACATATACGTCTAGAAAGTGATGTGCCTATTATTATGATTAGCGCACGCAATACAGATACTGATAAAGTCCAAGGTTTGCAAGGAGCTGATGATTATTTAGCTAAACCATTTTCATTAGAGGAATTGAAAGCGCGTGTTAGCTCACAATTACGTAGATGGCAACGCTACAATAAAGTTCAACAAGTTACAGAAATGGATGTCTATGCACATGGATTAAAAATCAATTGGGCAAAGAATATAGCAGAGTTGAATGATATTGATTTAACACTGACACAAAAGGAGTTTGCGCTTTTAAAAGTGTTAGCTCAAAATGTAGGGCAAATATTTACAAAGGAGGAATTGTATATCCATGTATGGCAACAATCAAGCTTTATGGATACAAACACTGTGACAGTCCATATTAAATCTTTGCGAGAAAAATTGCAGGATTCTGTGAAAACACCGCATTTCATTCAAACGGTCTGGGGAAAAGGTTATCGCTTTATTGGTGAGATTTTATGA